ACAGCTTTTCGCTTTCTGCAACCCCGATATATGACACAATATATTTGGTAATGTTAATAACACAGCTACAGTATCATGCATGTTTACAGGTTTTCAGTTTAGCAAATAACCATGAGCCAGAAGCAAAAAAAAGTCTGCAGTGGCAATAAAGAAACATGTTGCCCTCTACAGCTGTTCTGTAAGATAAAGAGCCTAACACTAGCCAACACACCTGACATTACAACAACAGCAATGACGTTAATCCTAATGTTACACTAAATCCAAGTTAACTTAGCTAAAGTACAGGCTATGTGACCTACCTGACTTAGATTCCAAGTGCCTTGTGAAGTTGGACATGGTCAAATCAgtgtattttataatttttccTACATTAACAGCAGGCAATTTTTCTGATAAGCCCAAGGGTTTTGAAATGTCTGTATATAAAGACTACAGGGTCAGGTACCGATCCCAGTGCATACACTGATCACCAACACACcttattgtgtgtattttgttagGACATTACACACCATAGAAACCAAAACTTTCCCTGTTTTACAGAAAGAGAGTTGAAGCACTCTTCATGAGCCTGAGTCAAGTCTAGAATGAATTAGGGGCATGTTATGTTAAATTTGGCACTCAAGTTGCATTTGAGTACTAGCTGTCAACCCGGGTGCCCATCTTTGCTAGAAACCAAGTGAACCCATGAAGACTTCTATGTTCCAGTTCATCTgactgaacaaaaacactgaatactTACAGGCCCATCAACCTTAGGCCATGCCAATTTAGGTTAACAAGTTTCCAATTAGAATGTGATGTATCTAGAGACATTTGAAGACGTCTTTAACTGAATTTAGTCTTTTTAAGGTATCATCTATCAATGTACTGGTTTTTACTGCTGGTTGTGCTGGAAAAGTATAATCAATAATATTGCACACAAACCTAAGTCACATAACTAAAGCATGATTGATCAATTAAGAGCATATGGAATTCCACACAATAAGGCAttgctttaatgaaaacatctgcacaaacaGTTCACAGTTTTAATTAATGCTCGATTGACTAGTGATTATGACGTCCTCTTTAGTACTGAATGTTTCAGTCATTACATCGACGCAAAACTACAACCGAACCCATATGCTCCTCAGTTCTGACACAGAGTACCTGATGTGTAGAGACGGAAGCAGCTGGCCAATCACAAACCAGGCAGAGTGGGCAGGTGATGGACATCCTCGCAATGTGTGACCAGAAATGTGTGAACCATCAGGCTCCATTTTCACCTGTGGATTTAAGTCTGCAGAAAAAAGCTGCCTGTCGACAGTGGTAAAAGGTTTTTTAATACACAATCATACTATGCTACAagcacagttaaaaaaaataaaaaataaaaatactccCCTTACACATATTAGATCCACACATTTGTCAGACacctgtggggaaaaaaaataatttgggATCTTTGCCttatctaaaattaaaattattaataatgaatCTATGACAGATTTCAGatgggagaagaaaaacaaaacaacaatgccAAAGGACcagcttttcttgttttaatgcTGCTAATATAGCTTATTTACACTCATCTAATATATGCAACAGAAATAGCCTTCATTTTCACTAATAAGCTGATATGTTCTGGCCATTTACTGAAGAAGAAGAGTAAAATTaaccaaaaagaaaaggaattCATTAATTGTGCTTTTTAACCCACAAATCCACTTCATCTTTGAAATGGTACAATTTTAAGAGGCACCACTTGAAGTGCTTACATCAGTCAATGAAAATCTCTAAAGCTATAACAAggactgaaaatacaaatagtaaatatagtatatttatatatttataaagttGATACAATTCCCTTCTACTCCCATGTccagtttaaaaaatattttcttcacgCTGTTAAACGTATGACATGAAGAATCCCTCTTTGAGTCAACGCGCAAAGCCCTTATGAGTGCTCTAAGAGAGAAATGTCTTTGCCAGGATTTATTCTAATTACCCAAAATCTGGATGACACAGGAAGCTTGTGCTAAAAAGCAGGAAGAGTTTTTAATGTAGGAGGAGAAGAAGACTGAACACCTCTGCTGAGGAGATTTGCTGATTTTGAAGATTTTTTGTTGACGTCCGTGATGTGTCTCAGGAATCCTTCCACTCTGCGACTAAACAGTTACCTCGTTCTTACTGGCAGTGCGGTACGTGTGATGGTGGCCAGGAATGTACTGTAGGTGGTCCACCGTGTGTGTTCGTCGGGAGGCAAATGCCTGCCTCTTAGATGTGGTTGCTTGGTTGTTGACCATCAGAGTGTTGTAGGAGTCATTAGAGGCACTGGGTTGAGAGTGCATCTTTGTCATCTTGTGTCGGTCCATAACAGGTGTGGTGGGTAGCAGCATGTCAGCGTGAGACATCGCCCTTGCCATGGCCTTCTCCCGGAACTTGTCGCGCCTCATCGCCGGGGACAGTAAAGGATCCTGGGAGTGGAGGCGGTCTGCTGAGAGTAGCTGCTCCTCTGAGAGGTGGCGGCTGCTTCCATATGCAGCAGACGCCATGGCGCCATATGACGATAAGCCATAGTCTCCACGACGTGGCGTCCTGGGAGGAGACAAGACATGATCCTGGGACATGGCTCTCTGGACTCGGTGCCGCTGCCGTTGCTGCTGGGGATCTGGGTTCAGCTTCACCATGTGGGTTGGTCCCCGACCACCAAAGTCAGAATGTTGGTGTTTCCTTGTGTAATACTCATCTACCTCTTTATCACCTGGTGAATAAGAAGACAAATGTAATGAGGGAGTGATGATATCAAGACTGCTGGCTTTGTTTTGAATAAACACACCCTTAGATGcttgtaaaatattaaatacagttttattaaaaatttgCTTATCTTGTAAATGAGCACTGTACTTATTCTTGTATGGTGCATTCTACTGTATATAGACTCACATCTCCTAGCAGGAGATTTAATGTCACTCCATAACAATCCTCAATCCAtcgtttttttaaatttcttttcccTTCTTTTTCAACCTGCTATCTTCCTTTTgtaaaaaagtttaaattttaattcTTGTATATAGAAAGAAAGCGCTTAGTgaaccagagtcaaattccttcGTGTGCAaaaacttggccaataaagctaATTCCGATTCTGGTCAATGGACGTGTCATAGGACAGCGTCAGGGCCCCCTTTTCCTAAATTTGTAAGTTGAAATTTGCAATTGTGACACTTTTCTTGAATGAAAACAATTGAATGCttgcaagaaagaaaagcagaagatACTCATTAGACTCCATTAAATATGTCCTACACCTTCTGGCTGCGTTAAATGAAAGACAGTGACTCACAACACAACAGTTCAGAGTCCTTTTTACAGACTCTCAAgtggttttattctttttcctcATGAAAATCTTAGAGGACGTCAGATACTGAGGATAGTTGACCTTCAGCGAGGACAGGATTCATCTGAATTCTGCAGTCCTCAAGTTCATGCACTGGTGGAGTTTGTGCCAGCAACTAGTCACTTAAGTCCTCTGCCAGGAAGCAGGTCGGTCTCTATGCTGTGTGATCACACTCCTAATGCTAAAGTCATTGCAGCCATATTAACCACTGGCAGGAAACAGCTCTCTGTAGACTTTCATCTACCCGTTTTTTGGCAGCTCTGGTACACAAGGGGACACTACTATGGAAGCtctgtcacagtgtctgtgaTCTACTGTTGCGACTGAGGGGCTGTTACATCTACAGAAGGTGATTATTGCAGAACGCAGAGCTCAAAAAGCCATTTTAGCACCATACCGTGCTTCACTGAGTTGTGAAGAAAAGGGACAAAGGGATTTGTTTGTATGGATTCTTGTCTCTCAGGGACAAATGTCATGCCTGGATACAGAAGGTCACTTTATTGTTCCTCCATGAGGGTTTCATGTCCACTGCTCTCTGCATTCCTAATGAAGGAGGCCCAACACTGGCCTGTGGCTATGTGCTCCAGCATTTTCCCTGAAGGGTTGGTTTAGATGTGACATTATGGAAGAAAATGTCAACTGAAGTCTACCAGAGGCTGAAGTGTATAGACAATCTTCAAACCGTGGACAGCAGCTCCATTAATAGGTCAAACACAAGCATCCAGTCACTGTGAGAGATATACAGTGATTACATATTCATGTTAAGGTCAAGGCAGGATTGCACTGTGTCCTATTGTGATAAGAATGTGCAACATATTCTCAAAAAAGGCCTGAGATAAGAGCTATGGGTGTAGCTGAGACATGTAAAAACCAATTAAAACAATACAAGGATGTATCCTGTCAAACTTcacaattatgttttttattcacttttgCCAGATTTTTTTCCAACTGTGTAACTTCCCATCAATGAAAGTTAAACCTCATTTAAAAGGTCTCACCTTTTCCTTCAAAATGACAGCTTTCCAGGAATGAGAGGGATTAGGTTTTTTAAACTGTTGGAAGgcttttaatgtaaaaacacacacagaaagtgtgGATATCCACTGATGGCAACTTTAGACAACTGGAAAGAATTATAGAATGAAACTaatacagaaaaagacaaactatGGGACATAGTATGGTAAATATAGCAGGACTACTCTACTGAAAATTAATGATGTGGAAATACAAAAAGTTCtgaatttatcatttatcatgaGGACCTGTAAACAAGTTATCATGAGTAGTTATTAGCaggaaaagcaaatgaaaacaggagcatgttataaaatgtcagacttgttattaaaatataataaaagagTTTCATATAATCAGGGGAATTTGTCCGGTTCTCTCTATTACTGagggtaaataaaaacactcttTCAGCTTTCACTGCAATTTTAATTTCAATAAAGGATTTTTCAATTACCTCCAACTTCAACAGCTGCTTTTTCTGAATGTACACATGTTACATCTTAGGTGACTGAAATGGTTTGAAAGAGGCAGTGCATATTGCTTGCTCTCATCTCTGCAGCGCTGATAAAATGCAGCACTTTAAAATTAGCATGATTGCGAGAGGCTAAAGAGTCCCACACGTGGAGCCGAGttacaaaagcagcaaattgCTAACAACGGCTAATTAAACCCTAGCTCCCACTTGGTAGATTAGATTCAATGTAGTCACTATACTTATGTGTAAGCTATCTATCACAGAAGACTGTAATCATATAATGCACTAATTTGTGAAAATGGTGGACCATCATTGTAAGGTGATTTTCAGAGATGATCTAAGTAGGAGatatgaaatttaaaagtgCTTTTTTACTTGCTATGTGGATTTAAGTTGGTTTGTGTGTCCTAAATGGTGCTTAATTTCCTTTTACGGTGATTACGGTGAAGGACAACAGACTCAAATAAGTTTCTGGGAGGGTTATTTTAGAGCAACGTTCTCAGTCTCTGCCTCATTGACATGACTGATGGATGGGCGAGATGGAACAGTATCCATATACTGGGCGCACACATGAtttaaaactgcaaataaaCCATAGCAATTTAATTTAGTCATCATCATCTTTCCAGATGGTTTAATTTAAATAGGAAGTAATTATATTACTGTTAGGCCTGTTTCCAAGGACCTCAGTCATGCTTgaacctaccatttatttatttattttttcttcaagGAATGACTTTGGTTGCTCATTTGACAAATTCTTCAGGGCTTCTGTCTCAAATTTGAAAAGTCTCTTTGTAGTGCAGCGTTATTCATCTCTGTGATTTTCTGTGTCTGTACAAGGCTCTAGCGAGATAAGAGAAAAGCCTCAAGGGAGGCTAAGGGAGAGGAAAGGCAAATGTATAAAAGAAGAATGTTGAACGCACTGGAAGCAGATTGTATCAATGCATGTTTTTCTATCACACAACCATCTCATGAACAAGGGGCCAAGCTACATTTAAATGGCTTTTTCTTAGTATGTAACATCTTTAAGGATTCAAGGACAATGAAAGTTACATGTGTTCAGTGCAACCACATAAGTGGATTTGAAAATCTGCTGTTCATTGAATTAATTCTTATACATAATGTTTTAAAGGaaaagtacagtaaatgtactCTGGATATGGTTAAAGTGCTATAAtttaaaaggcagaaaagcTTCTATTGGGTAAAGGGAATGTCCTtagaaaatatttactgttaaaTGTGATAAGTCACAATCCAATGCACTGGAGTGCTTAAATCACACAACTGACAAACTTGATGGCGCACTTAGCAGCATGTCACTGTCCGTACTTGAGTATATGTGAAGAAATCTGAAAGCAAAGATTGAAAGTAGAACCTTTGGGAGGAGATTGTGCTATTTGATTAGTTCACTGATTTAAACAAATCTGAATGCTCAGGTGAGAGCAGTCcagcagcaaagaaaacatcACTCACTCTCTGGTGATCTCTCATCACTAAGTGACTCAAAATCTTTAACTCATCTAAAACTAGTTTCATGAtgcatgcaaaataaaagctcGCAAGTGGCGGATCTGAAGTGTTTAACTGTAGTCAAATAAAAATTTCTTTCCTGGCACCTTAAAGATAGAGTTTGAGCCTTGATTGCAAAAATCCTCTACTTTGAAACAGAGGTACCCTGAATTCTGCAATTTACACGTTTTTTATCTAAAGACAAACTGTAGTGTATTCACCTGTGCATTAGTTATAAActcttatcttttatttatccATTAATCCAGCTGACcttgaaatatttcacatcCTATCTTACAGTGTTGTATGTCAGTATTTAAATGATTTGTACTCTGCACCTTCTTCAGGACTTTCTggtttaataaattaataatattatggataaatatacaaaacatgTAGTAATCTCAATAACACTAAGCAGGCACTGGTCATAAAGTTGAAACAGCAGCAATCACGTCATTATCAAGTTGAAAATGTCACCGCGAAGATAATGAAGTGTAGCATTGCTGAGACATTAAGCGTCATCCTGTTAGCATATAGAGGCCattcagctgaaaaaaaaaactctcttaATATGTCATTAAGAGACATTAGCAACATGACATGGGCCGCAGATGGAGCCAAGCTGCACGCCGATTAGATGTCAGTCGATGGGCTGAGAGATGAGTTGGCAGGAATAAGTATGGAGGCTTTAGTGTGTCACCATGCATCTTAAGAAGCTGATTTCCCTAAAAAGTGGAATAAAATTAAAGAGGGCTATCTGCATGATGAGCCACCAAACATCTGGAGATACCTATCATGatgcatgtctgtgtaatgGACATACATATGTTTCATTCACGCAGTGAATGTGGCAACCCTTTAATGCACAGGGCATGAGGGTGATGTCATTCCCTGTTTTTTTTAGTACATCAGGCAAAACACGGCGATGGAGGACGAATTAAGGACCACCTACTTAATCTGTGCAGAGAGGAGGAGTATTTACTTAATTCAGACTTGAGGGGCAACTCGTAGGAGGGTGGCAGATGGCTGAGGTTCTGGAAGGATCTGGAAAGTGACAGGTCGTACGGCTCCGTGGCTGAGGTCAGGATGTTGTTCATCCGATGGGGTCTCTCTACAGGGGACAGGGGAGGAATTGGTGCAGTGCAGTCAGTAGACAGTCAGTCAAAACATAGGATTAATACACTGGGAGTCTCTACTGACGACAGAAAGGGAGGCAGATAGGGAGAGCGAGGGGTGACGGAATGGTAAAGTGGGGTGAGAGAGGCTTCTTGAGGGCAGTactggaggtcagctggaggaaACAGCAGCTCTGAGGGCCTGGCTTCTCTCCTAAATGTAAGACACTTGCTTGGTCACTTGCAGTGGTAACTTGCTTTCTTTGCCTCATTTCCTCCAAATCTCATTTCTTGTTTTGGGGTAATGAACTGCAGTTGCAGACCTGAAGACAGGTAATTTGCATTTTATGTCTAAATATGCATTCAGACTTCATGTGAGGCTAATTTTCAGCACACTTTACGTGACCATAAAAGTGTAGCCCGTGTCTGTAATGCACAGCCATTATAGCCATAAGCTGTAGCTCTAACAACAACCTCTTTGTCGGGAGAGACTATATACACCTGTGCTTGATTCAGCCTATGAGCTTGTTTGCACAAGGAGGTATAGCACCCACTGCCAGGTATAGACCTCGGTTCCTCTGAAGACGTGAAACAATAAGTTATAGAAAGCAGTTTAGAAACTTTACAGTGTTTCCTCTATGAAGGCAAACTAAACTATCTGATTTTTGAAGAGAGTCTGGTGACTTTATCCCAGAGGTTATTTGTTAATGAATGCTGACAATTTGTAGCATCAATGCAATTTACTaatctggttgttttcttttacacattCACGGCCAGCTGGAAACTGCATCTGTTCACTGCATCTAgataaagtgattttttttaataacgtGGTTTTTCACTTTATCAGAGTGGCACCATTAAGGCCCCCTGCACTGTGTGGAGCTCCTGTGGCTTCAGTACTGTATGTGGGACACCCAGTCATGGGTCAGGAGGCAGAGCGGGTGGGTAGGACTGCGACAAAGGTGGGGACTCTGGTGTTGGATTTAAAAATAGGACTGGGCGACCACTGCAGTAAAGAGGGCAGGGACATACAACACTGAGGAACATATGGTGTAGAGTGAGATTCACTGACGTGGAAAAAGTGTGTGTAGGTTTGTAGGTAAGATAGAACTGGTTAGGTGAGgtaaaggaggaaaaaataaTGTGCGAAGAAAAGATTTTGAGATTGATCTGAAGGTCATGAATTATAATACGGCGACGTGAAATTTTGTGACTgccaaaaataaacaagtgcttacaaaagaaaaggagaataAAAAATGACCCCCAGTGTGCAGgtaaagaattttttttaatctctgcGTGATGTATGTAGAGGAAAAGGTgaagaaaatacacataaacagaatgtgtatgtgtattacTTACCATATCTCATTTGTCTGTGGGCTAACAAATCCaagtgagaaagaaaggatCAATGAAAATCAATGTGCACAGTATGTTTCAACCAAACCTTCCACATTAAAAGCTGCCCTCCTTCAATGCCAATATTACAAGAATGTCGCCAAGGGTTAACCCAAAGTCCAAACCACCAACTGTTGAATTATGCATTGCAGCTACAATCCTTGTCAGAAGATAAACAGACTTCAAAAGCTCTGTTTGAAGAGTTTGATTTGACGCTGAAAGTACTTTTGAAACCCATTTTCCCAGCGAAAAGGTCGTCCCTGTTTAAGAGGCAGGCTCTCACAGGCAGGATGTGGAGCGTTGCACTCCATTAATGGTGAAAAGTTTTATAATGGCTCAGTGACGATCCCTTATCATTCAcctgaaaacactgacacacaacaacaGCCTCTGCAGTATTTAGAATATCACAGAGGGGAGTTTTGTAAGAAATAAGACCAGATTCCCACTTTAATTACACGCCGTTTCATTTCATTGCCATTTAGAGGCAGGACCATTCAATAATTCCATACTGAAAGCTGCTCTCCTTtcacagaaaatcacatttaGAGAAATAGATGGgatgcaataaaaataattgagTTTTCAATAACTTCTGCAAACTGCACAGACGATTCTTTGATTATTATacactttctgcttttcattttcacagaggACTTTTTTTATCAGTGTCTCAGATTTTAATTTCCCTGTATAAGATATACTTTTGCCCTTGGAATTGAAAATGGTCTAGCACAAGAATtgtttatttagagacaatAAATAAAGCATATCGATTCGGAAAGTCAAGGCAGGTCAGTCGCCACCATCAAATATTGCTAAAACTCTGTATAAAACTTCATCTTAACATGCAGCATACCACGTAGTGAAGT
This genomic window from Mastacembelus armatus chromosome 8, fMasArm1.2, whole genome shotgun sequence contains:
- the LOC113141292 gene encoding protein shisa-6 isoform X4, coding for MGIKHLLLLLIYLDPLNVLCAATTNKKSKTPPRRIPKVKEVNGTTTAVPVTAAVPGKITQVQAPSVGAVQHDTCLGYYDVSGQYDKEFSCNNTDHRFCCGSCFLRFCCADRGKRLEQKSCTNYNTPGWIKTQPPSPAPTGDTYDPELDQTNTTVYITCGVIALIIAIGICAKVAYDKATKPPQEMNVHRALADILRQQGPVPISQYEHENIAALDGSPKDETPVRTSKNHYTPVHTKASNHERPHRMNNILTSATEPYDLSLSRSFQNLSHLPPSYELPLKSELSKYSSSLHRLSDKEVDEYYTRKHQHSDFGGRGPTHMVKLNPDPQQQRQRHRVQRAMSQDHVLSPPRTPRRGDYGLSSYGAMASAAYGSSRHLSEEQLLSADRLHSQDPLLSPAMRRDKFREKAMARAMSHADMLLPTTPVMDRHKMTKMHSQPSASNDSYNTLMVNNQATTSKRQAFASRRTHTVDHLQYIPGHHHTYRTASKNEVTV